The Lathyrus oleraceus cultivar Zhongwan6 chromosome 5, CAAS_Psat_ZW6_1.0, whole genome shotgun sequence genome includes the window CCTCCTAAAAACATGTCCTGAAAATATGGGAACAGAAAACAGTTGGGATTATGTAAAGAATAAAACCCTGCAAGATTATAATGCTTATTAGCCACTGTCAGACAATCAACTCATGCTAATATAAAAACAACTTCTGATGTTTTATGAATTAGTATTTTAATATAGCGTGAGCTTTTAATTAGTTAGATTAAATTAAACCAATATTTTAATTGCCATTGCGACACATCCAAAATCTTGATGGGTATTTGAATATAAATTGTCAATGGATTTGGTTTTCCACGTGGAGAAAGGGATTGGAAGGAAAACCATTAAGATTGCTTTTAAGTCACTTTCTGTGAGGTCGAACTCTGAAAGACCATCAGCCTGAAGTTGAAGCAGAATGTCGAGGAAATCTTTCTTGTTGGGGTCTCTCCTGGACATCCTATGTCCTACAATTATTTGATCAAAGAAATCGTCCATTTCTTCAAAAGTAGCTTTGAATTTTTTAATTTGGCCAGTAAgaacatcaacccaacccaaCGAAGGGAACAGATCTCCAATACTAAAATCTGAAATTTGAACCATTATCTGCCTGCCAAGTTCTCCGAATCTGCAACCATCAGCGTCGTATTTTTTTCCAAACATACACCTACAGATTATGTTGTTTGCAGTTGCTATCAACATCTCACTAAGGTTCACAGTGCAACAACCTTCACTCAAACTCAATGCTTTACGTATCTTTTCAACCAATGCCATCGCTTCCTCTTCTCTAATAAACTGTACTGATTGCACCCTTTTCTGACTCAACAATTCAATCACACACAGTTTCTTTTTCTGTCTCCATGTATCACCATAAGATGCAAACGCAATGTCCTTGCATCCATAGAGTAAAGCTTTTGTTGATGTCAGATTCGGCCGGCTCGCAAAAATGGTATCATGTGTATGCATGACTTCTTTGGCCATATCTACTGAGGAAACCACCAACACACGAAGCTGGCCAAACTGCAACAGCATCAGAGGACCATACATTTGTGATAGGGAATGAAAAGAACGATGAGGTAGAGTTCCTAGCTGAAGGTAGTTGCCAATTATTGGCAATCCAGGTGGGGATGGAGGTAGGTTTAATTTGTTTATTCTTGTGAACTTGAACACCAGCAGTATGCTGATGATGAAGGAAAGAAACATGAAAAGGGTGGTATTTAGATCTTGGAACATTCTTAACATTTTCTTGCTGATATGAAGTACTTGAAAATATCtatcttttatttgtttatttGATTTGATGTGTGTTGTTGATTCGTTATGCATGTGTTTAAATACCGAGAAATTAACCTCGTACCGTAAGAAGCTACAAAAAAGATGCGTACGTGTTGCATTTAGGTGGTAGAGGTGACGCCATTCTTCTGATCAGACCCATATAATACAAAATCTTAACTTCAAAAGAATTAGAATGGTTGGGATTGGTATACTCGATCCTACAAGAAGAATAACACAGGGTGTGTAGAAGTACCCCTTTACTCTAATCGGTGTGTCGGCAGATTTCTCCCATATACATGTCATAACAAGTTTCATTATTTACAGTTTTCTAAATCACTGATTTTTATCAGACAACATGGTTTCAACACAAATCTTATTTTATTATCTCTCGAACGATCAAATGTCTTCTAAAAGACTAACACAAATCTAATAACAAAACTAACAGTTCATAGCACCGGATTCAAATAGATAAAAAGACTAATATAACcaagacttgaatcaaaatcccaagttGAGTATTTAACATATGGCTGCATTATtcaaaagttttttttttgtaCATATACAATGGAAGAGCTTGACCTCCTTCGAAGGAGTACACCTTCCAACCAAACCAACGGTGGATATTAGCAAGCACGTATTCAGTAGAACCAAGTCCAAATGAAATTCCAGGACCCCCCTTCTCCCATAACCAAATGGAATGTATTGCAAGTTGTCATTCAACAATGAACTAACTGGTTTATCCAACTTTCCAAATATGGCAAGTTGTTACTAACTTTTAAAGGAAATTTTCTAATACAGAAAGTTGTTGTTAGCAGTGACACTTAGAGATTTGTTAATGAGTTTCTATCATGCATGAGAAGATCTATCATAGATAGGATGGACTCACACCCATGTATATATAAATTTTGTAATCTCATTTCCAAATAATGAAGAATGATTCACATTCCATGTTATGGTATCTAGAGCCATCATGAAGAAGTTTCATCTTGAATCTTCTTCTTCCAATTTCAATCCTTCTTCTTCTTTACTCATTGATTCCGCTGCAAATTGCTTCATCGAGATCATTCAATCACTGAATTGTTGTTGATTTGTGTGAATCATTCAGTTTGATTTTGTGAATCATTATTACTTTCAACTGATTAGTTGTTCTTTAGTTTCTTTTTCTTCGATTGTTCATCAATTTTCTTGATCAAAATTCACCCCGCAATACAAATATGGTTCCAGTTCAATCTCAACTCGGTTCTGTTTACTATGTTCACCAAAGTCGTGGACCGAATTCAGTCACAGTCACACCTAAACTTGATGGCACCAATTATGTTGGTTGGATCATATCTACGCGGATAACTCTTGGTGCAAAGAACAAACTTTCCATGATGGATCACTCAGTACCTGTACCAGATGATGATGATCTCAATAGATCGACTTGGAAACGATGCAACCATTTGGTACATTCTTAGATCATAAATTGTGTTTATGATTCTATTGCTAAAACAATTTACTCTATGATAATGTAATTGAAGTTTAAGATGACTTTAAAGAAAGGTTTTCAAAGATCGACAGGGTTCAAGTCTCAACTCTTAGATCTCAACACAGTTCTCTGAAACAAGGTTTCAAAACTGTTCTTGAATACTTCATATAAATGAAAGAATTATAGGATCAATTGAGTGTACATAATCCAGTTCCCTCATGTACCTTCTACATAAATGCATATGTGAAGTTATGCGTTCAACCAGAACATACATCCTTGAAGATCAAGTCATCCAATTCTTAATTGGCTTGAATGATAGTTTTTCAGTTGTGAAGACTCAAGTCTTATTGCTTGAAAATCTTCCATCCATCACAAGATTTACTCATTAGTTGTTCGGGAAGAGAGTAACGTGATTCCTACAACTAACCTTGACATTTCAAAACTTGACGACACCAATTATGTTGGTTGGAGCATATCTATGTGGAGAGCTCTTGGTGCAAAGAACAAACTTTCCATGGTGGATCACTCAGTACATGTACCAGATGATGATGATCTCAATAGATCGACTTGGGAAAAATGCAACCATTTGATACATTCTTAGATCATAAATTGTGTTTATGATTCTATTGCTCAAACAATTTACTCTATGATAATGTAATTGAACTTTGAGATGAATTTAAAGAAAGGTTTTTAAAGATTGATAGGGTTCAAGTTTCAACTCTTAGATCTCAACACAGTTCTCTGAAACAAGGTTTCAAAACTGTTCTTGAATACTTCATAGAAATGAAAGAATTATGGGATAAATTGAGTGTACACAATCCAGTTCCCTCGTGTACTTCTACATAAATGCATATGTGAAGTTATGCGTTCAACCAGAATATACATCCTTGGAGATCAAGCCATCCAATTCTTAATTGGTTTGAATGATAGTTTTTTTAGTTGTGAAGACTAAAGTCTTATTGCTTGAAACTCTTCTATCCACCAACAAGATTTACTCATTAGTTGTTCGGGAAGAGAGTAACATGATTCCTACAACTAACCTTGACACTTAAAAACTTGATGGCACCGATTATGTTGGTTGGAGCATATCTATGCGGAGAGCTCTTGGTGCAAAGAACAAACTTTCCATGGTGGATCACTCAGTACCTGTACCAGATGATAATAATCTCAACAGATCAGCTTGGGAAAATTACAACCATTTGATACATTCTTAGATCATAAATTGGGTTTATGATTTTATTGCTAAAAACATTTACTCTGTGATAATGTAATTGAAGTTTGAGATGACTTTAAAGAAAGGGTTTTAAAGATTGATAGGGTTCAAGTTTCAACTCTTAGATCTAAATACAGTTCTCTGAAACAACGTTTTAAAACGGTTCATGAATACTTCATAGAAATGAAAGAATTATGGGATGAATTGAGTGTACACAATCCAGTTCCCTCGTGTACTTCTACATAAACTCATATGTGAAGTTATGCGTTCAACCAGAACATACATCCTTGAAGATCAAGCCATCCAAATATTAATTGGTTTGAATGATAATTCTTCAGTTGTGAAGACTCAAGTCTTATTGCTTGAAACTCTTCCATCCATAAACAAGATTTACTCATTAGTTGTTCGGGAAGAGAGTAACATAATTCCTACAACTAACCTTGACACTTAAAAACTTGGTGACACCAATTATGTGAAGGAGAATACCGATCCATAATGCAGCAGAActtaaaatttctcctttagtgatccttacgaatgagcatgatcaatgataaaatcgttacctcttgtgacaattgtaacctttgatgcagatctacggagcgatcatgaacgttgaacgatgacaacgcatctactcagtccacacgaacggattccttcaatctcagtgctatCTGCTACGAATGAAAgctttaagtgagagagagagagagaaacgaaattgcaactgcacaaatgcttctacataagggttctatttatagaatcacttgtgtgggttgcaagctaaaaagcccactcaagtgtatgtggcacatatcttataatatgccaaaatcacttaagcgcgtggtaccttaccatatttcgtattctacttaagtacatcgtaccttacgatgttctacaattcacttaagtgcaccgtacattacggtattccttagttactctatctctcatcaatccgtccttttgggtgtgatcctgtaggttttcgcgacattggcaattatattaaatcacgtatttaacataataaacagtgagcggtatctagcaacacatcactgctaccaaagacatgaaaatgtcatgtaatctgacaaatccttttgtgataatacttatgtgtaaaattacccttttgcccttatgtctatattgaacacaaggcatagactgtgtcatccttgtccagttcaatattgggcccatagacatttatcctgttatgcgggatggacaaattccatctaggtcactcatgtcccttagcatgcttcgtggagtatccatcaactgtctttatggtcatccagttatggacaacgtttgatcagcaataaggcactcgactctacatctagggtccatagtggtttcaggtcgaaggatggtatacatcattatcaccatgagaataacttatgacacttttcataacattctatatagtattctcatagcgggtcaatctagtataaatattactcttaatattcatacctatgtttaagacttgataactccttatccatgatccatgagatgtgatcatcagtctatatatatatataatagtcttaatgctttaatgttatcctacttcacaataaagctcgactatggatacttcaagaatagtgtccttatgtttaatgtgatctcatgattaagtcacacttgatacattaaacgaactatctattctagggactttattagacaaacataataaagaaaaagccttttattattaataaataattcgatacaagtaccaaaagtattggcctctaggactTACACCAAAAATCTCCCACTAGtactagagccaatcaggcatacccctaatgcccatagatctagtatggccatcatgcttctgctgcgcaagaggctttgtcagtgggtcaacaatattgtcaagtgtaggtactctacatattttcatatctcctctatctattatctctcgaatgaggtgataactcctaagtatgtgtttggatcgttggtgagatctaggttccttagcttgtgcgatagcaccattgttatcacaatatagaccaatgggatccacaatgctaggaactatgccaagttcactaatgaactttttgatccaaacaacttcctttgctgcacttgaggcagcaatatactcggcctcgggtgtagaatcagcaactgtatcttgctttgaacttttccaactcacagcgccaccgtttaagcaaaacacataaccagattgcgatctaaagtcatccttatctgtctggaagctagcatcactgtatccaattacagccagctctttctgacctccatatatcaagaatgagtccttagtccttctcaaatacttaaggatattcatgacagctacccaatgagcatcaccaggatcagattggtacctactcgttgcacttacagcatacgagacatctggtcgagtacataacatggcatacatgatagatcctattgcagatgcatatggaatcttattcatgcgatccctttctcccttagttgaaggggattgtgtttttgatagacacatgccatgttgcataggtatgaatcctttcttggaatcatgcatactaaagcgtctcagcactttgtctatgtacgtactctgacttaggccaaacagtttttgtgatctatctctatagattctgatccctaatatataggctgcttcacttaggtccttcatagaaaagcatttccccaaccaagactttacgtgttgcagggtagggacatcgtttccaatgagtaatatgtcatctacatataataccaggaaaacgatcatgctcccactaaccttcttgtaggcacaaggctcatcttcgtttttgatgaatccatattgtttattgtttcatcaaaacaaagattccagcttctggaagcttgcttcaatccatagattgatctttgtaacttgcatatcttttgggcttcttctggtatgtcaaatccttcaggctgtgtcatgtacacatcctcaagaagattcccattaaggaaagcaattttgacatccatctgccatatttcataatcatgatatatagcgataacaagtaaaatccgaacagatttaagcattgcaactcGTGAAAAGGTTTaatcatagtcaaccccatgaatttgtttatatcctttttcaaccagtcttgccttataggtatgtaccttaccatccatgtcagtcttctttttgaagacctaCTTTCATCCTATAaggttaactcctacaggaggctctaccaaggtccaaacttggtttaTGTACATGaaatccatttcagatttcatggcttctagccacttttcagactcgggaccagttatggcctcttggtaggtcacatgctcatcttgatccatgagtaatacatcaccttgattagttatgagatatccatatctctcagataggcgacgtatcctgcttgacctacgctggtcttgttctacttgagcaggttgctcttccacaactacttgtgtttcctgctctaattcctccataggtgtatcaatgctttgtgattcttgaattttttcaagctctactttcctcccactgattcctttggaaataaaatccttttctagaaaaactccagttcgagcgacaaacactttgccctcagaaggattgtagaagtaataccctctggtttctttaggataccccacaaataagcatttgtcagatttgagctcaagcttagttgaaatttgtcgtttcacataaacttcgcaaccccaaatcttcatgtaagacatatgtggtttcttacgactccatatctcatatggtgtcttctcaacctttttggatgaaacacggttaagtgtgtaagctgctgtcaatagtgcatgtccccaaaaggagtttggaagatcggcgtgactcatcatggatcggaccatgtctaacagggttcagtttcttctctcagatacaccattccattggggtgttccaggaggagtaagttgggataggatcccacactctttcagatggtcatcaaactctaggcttacatactcaccacctcgatctgatcgaagagttttactattcttacctagttggttttgtacttcattcttgaattccttgaacttttcaaaggactctgatttgtgtttcattaaatacacataaccatattgtcataccctaaaatttgcctgttaatttttatgataaattgattcatgcatgacattcatttcacatttgcattcattcattagcatacattctcatataaattataaattttaatttatttattatgtgatacagatataaaaaataataataattttggttatctgtatgatataaataaattatatatatataaataaaatagttttaatttaatgataaataaaaatagatttgaattttaattgtataattaaaattttaaattaattttatttgttaaagctcattaaattataataactattttttataatttagtgactcatgttccatttattcattatttataaatagtatttatttagtaattcacgttttttacttaataaaatttatttataagagtaacatttttttaagcccataaattataaaataattttggttgatataagtaagaataattttgatttttttttaaatgatgaaagtaaaaatagaaataggtttaaattttaattcaattatgtaactaaaatttaaattaatttttatttaaattattcattatttataataatatttgtatttaataaatatttagcaaggttaaaccctaactctcctaaagtataggaagggatccaaatatttagcaaggttaaaccctaactctcctaaagtataggaagtgatccaaatatttagcaaggttaaaccctaaagtataggaaaggatccaaatatttagcaaggttaaacctTAAAGTATAGGAAGAGATCCAAATATTTAtcaaggttaaaccctaatccacaccattataaatacttcatatggctgcagcgagagggAGGAGACGaaaaaagaggagagatacagcagaagaagatacacaaggcaaggcagaagcaagaagattcacgggcagggaaaagagaagcaaccataaagcactcatagcctgaataagaacaacacacatacagtgagcaagctagaagaatcaaatccccagtaattgttcattatggaatttgcatccggcatgattaccttgcaatactctTTAATTtatgcatgaataatattggtttaatatatatatatatatatatatatatatatatatatatatatatatatatatatatatatatatatatatatatatatatatatatatatatatatatatatatatatatatatatatatataatatatatatatatatattgagatgatgtattcatagtttggtggatgttgatattgctttattcaagtatgcatctgttcttgatatgtcatagcatgttggagaaattctgtttgcatgattaaagaattatatctgccatttaattattattatatgagtgttgtttctagcatgattatgtttatttgatatgctgttattacataataatgatgatgatgatgatataatggtgataatataaatccttggttgtctttaacatgtatgtgtaaggtttgttttatcattatcacttgcagtaaagagaactaatacatgagtaaaataatataagcttcttgatttgtgcatggctatttttattattgcatgatgattacttatgatcttattttatgtgtgtggtttgatataagatgaagttacaggtttgttgtattcacatgaaagaaacagcatgagaaaaataaagtagcttgccgtaagagagaacgctgtaacatgcatggtggtgttgtgtcaaaatggaaaaatccatgtagaattaatatatattttaatgaaggcgaataaataacgaatggaccaacataGATCGTTAGTAGCTCCCCTCTCACTGCAATGTAGAGGTCCTAGGTTCAAGCCCCCCAGAACCTATTTTTTTAGGTCCTGGGTTCAAGCCCCCCAGAACCTATTTTTTTAGCTTTTcagtgtttttactatgtttactccaTTTCCACTctaattaattcaccactatttttctattattaaaataaaactcatcaattaattttctaattaatatattatattagttatttaaactaggatataatttaatctagtttattaattaaattttcatatatcacttaattaattaaaatgggctattttgaataataaaaatctaattatattttttttctcttttcttttaaaatttctatcaatttagtctaagttttcccataaattcataaaaaaaagtttatattattatagactaaaaatattcttaattcattcttaaattttttttatttctttctttttagtttaattcggttttattattttgtatgcccttttaattttgtactcgttagttaagatttagatattttatatccccttttaaattatgtaccccccatcccgaagccatgtaatagcgtagtcttatttttcgcactttaatttttccataccGTGAATACAAttgtctagatgtatgctaataggattgcatggaaagataaataatcgaacttagataaattaattcaagataatatatccgaatccaatcatttccacacttgcacctctagggtaaccctctctttgttgccttacgatattacggtcatgtcccgtgaatgtggggatacccttagcaaagaccctttcgattaaatcatcatcatccctaaacagataagtcatagtccctttgatcaaaaaggtcaatgtccctacaagataaatcatagtccctcgaacgttgccttcgaatatatgaccttgtccctcgaacgttgacttcgaatatatgactttgtccctcgatgacccttcgttgtagcctacgattaaatgatgatcgtcccttcgaatgctaaggtatccttacaaatgttgccttcaatggcCAATCGAAGACgccacgatgtccctttacatccaaaggataagactacttacttctcaatagtaaggacaattttaccctcataaggataggaaatacctataaagaccttggttaggtataactcttaaatgcttgctcacagcttaaaatacttttcacacctcacacttttcataacatcttttagaaaatcaccacttggtatacattcgcaccagaatcatcgccgagttatatttttctaaacatctttcaaaatcaaacgagataaacactttgtatacattcgtacaagaatcattacaaagttaaactctcatttcaaaatattttttaaacacaccacatttctcaaacactttctcaaacaaggaaaacataagtgagttaagcaattaagagcccatggataaccatggatgcaaagggtgctaacaccttccctttgtataatgtacctcccaaactcaaaatctaatcaaggtctttcctgttcttttccgcctttccttattggataaaagaaaagtcggtggcgactcttactatccgcaacattgcttttcaaagcaaaaagacaaagtcagttcaccgtatcacagaattggcgactctgctggggaatcttaaaaagagaggttaccttaaagataagatcacttatgttttcaaattg containing:
- the LOC127083729 gene encoding phenylacetaldehyde oxime monooxygenase CYP71AN24 → MLRMFQDLNTTLFMFLSFIISILLVFKFTRINKLNLPPSPPGLPIIGNYLQLGTLPHRSFHSLSQMYGPLMLLQFGQLRVLVVSSVDMAKEVMHTHDTIFASRPNLTSTKALLYGCKDIAFASYGDTWRQKKKLCVIELLSQKRVQSVQFIREEEAMALVEKIRKALSLSEGCCTVNLSEMLIATANNIICRCMFGKKYDADGCRFGELGRQIMVQISDFSIGDLFPSLGWVDVLTGQIKKFKATFEEMDDFFDQIIVGHRMSRRDPNKKDFLDILLQLQADGLSEFDLTESDLKAILMDMFLGGSDTTSTTVEWTMTELVRNPAIMKKAQEEVRRIVGKKTKIEDSDVDQMDYMKCVIKETLRMHPAAPLLAPRETTSSVKLGGYEIPDKTLVYINAWAIQRDPEFWEMPEEFLPERFENNKVNFNGQDFQFIPFGSGRRKCPGIAFGLASTEHMVANLLYWFDWKLPTNDDASLQEIDMTEKFGLTVNKKVPLRLQPIPYNNFIE